A genomic window from Bubalus bubalis isolate 160015118507 breed Murrah chromosome 11, NDDB_SH_1, whole genome shotgun sequence includes:
- the BMF gene encoding bcl-2-modifying factor isoform X2 yields the protein MEPPQCVEELEDDVFQPEDGEPGTQPRSLLSADLFAQSQLDCPLSRLQLFPLTHCCGPGLRPTSQEDKATQTLSPASPSQGVMLPCGVTEEPQRLFYGNAGYRLPLPASFPAGLPLGEQPPEGQWQHRAEIQIARKLQCIADQFHRLHMQQLRPLGNAPVSCGEWHSFLQP from the exons ATGGAGCCACCCCAGTGTGTGGAGGAGCTGGAGGATGACGTATTCCAGCCCGAGGATGGGGAGCCGGGGACCCAGCCCAGGAGCTTGCTCTCTGCTGACCTGTTTGCCCAGAGCCAGCTGGACTGCCCCCTCAGCCGTCTGCAACTCTTCCCTCTCACACACTGCTGTGGCCCTGGGCTTCGACCCACCAGCCAGGAAGACAAGGCTACTCAGACTCTCAGCCCAGCTTCCCCGAGCCAGGGTGTCATGCTGCCTTGTGGGGTGACTGAGGAGCCCCAGCGACTCTTTTATG GCAATGCTGGCTACCGGCTCCCCCTTCCTGCCAGTTTCCCTGCAGGCTTGCCCCTTGGTGAGCAACCCCCTGAAGGGCAGTGGCAACATCGAGCAGAGATACAGATTGCCCGAAAACTCCAGTGCATTGCAGACCAGTTCCATCGGCTTCATATGCAGCAA CTCAGGCCCCTGGGAAATGCTCCAGTCTCTTGCGGAGAATGGCATAGCTTCTTGCAGCCTTGA